A DNA window from Gasterosteus aculeatus chromosome 16, fGasAcu3.hap1.1, whole genome shotgun sequence contains the following coding sequences:
- the rev1 gene encoding DNA repair protein REV1 isoform X2 — MSRHGWEKKRANASSDNGWAEKGGYMAAKVSKLEEQFKRDAPREKQKDGSYSDIFSGVSIYVNGYTEPSADELRRLMMLHGGHFHVYYSRSKTTHIIANNLPNCKIQELKGEKIIRPQWITDSVKAGHLLPHLQYQLYTKHKGPIFPGASLRQTSDTAGPSHGPLQPSVHQRLNLPQHSAQHSPLNRKESMSSCQNNSIPNSNNSPLHQDNDQPQSVQQSSAVGFINPRPSPTWSALLNADPRHRSLHSDPSPTKPHQPALQTPPADLQHQRASQPQPQSNSFCNAARSGPKEVDFKINGSLQTSLELISHSEVNGMQKCGRGDPFPPVVKEAHLTNGHTHLVNGALKPEVWPPVTDGPSVEKERSPDDKPQSPPVQFQTKPDPYEFPHSPPKQSDPSSVFPKPPNAHVASEQRPKPSPPTYHEAAGTESQHLPTPPRQPRPAGSDPDQTPLSPAPRALSHSPIRLNGSHRNAFSPEPASFDATDETAEPDAPAETVPSASKSSKSSAHLLAQTGSLISEYYSHSRLHQISTWRSCFSEYVNELHGKRKAVGVGSFPGKDRLRKSVAPHSADSQGTSAPVSVKSCVLHVDMDCFFVSVGIRYRPELKGKPVAVTSNRGHERVPLRPGARPQLELQYYQRKRTHPDEELRSPDCHAEQDAATLSMAEIASCSYEARKAGVKNGMFFGKAKQLCPSLQSVPYDFEAYKEVAITMYETLAGYTHDIEALSCDEVLIDGSALLAELSVKPEDLANAIRAEIKEKTGCCASVGMGSNILLARLATRKAKPDGQYLLKSEEVDDFIRDLPVTSLPGVGPVMGRKLAAMGVRSCGDLQQVSLSQLQKKFGPRTGQTLFRFCRGLDDRPVRYEKERKSVSAEMNYNIRFTEVDEAESFLTNLSMEVQKRLQEAGLRGRRVTLKVMVRKVGAPLESAKYGGHGICDNLAKTVMLAQSTDSGQLIAAAVIRLFHAMKLQVEDVRGVGIQVQLLDGHPSVPQNSAGPGTRSVKEMLLGRGASARSSEGGPSSVPPARPLSSPEPVPGTSRDLQPCGQTPKHSRARLNFSIEVPSPSQVDRSVLEALPAELREQVERSWTDRDGRTSNHQLPGARPSAPLPHPPTLKSRPTSPLSTPAPGGALHAAPAGTLFLQIPNQPDSLGIVLELPNFSQVDPDVFAALPKELQAELKSAYNRVQPQGKISVEQTNPLLQLKQPGLGVGISRAKRRYKRKNAVSPVKKGPSPVKTHHTNNSPGKALQPPMKSREPMNTLQADHGPCTSTSKPEVPEALSKFIPRPAPVLAGAYDLTDIKTLLREWVTTITEPMEEDILQVVKYCTDLIEDKDLEKLDLIIKYMKRLMQKAVESVWSMAFDFILDNVQVVVQQAYGSTLKVA, encoded by the exons ATGAGTCGACATGGGTGGGAAAAGAAGAGAGCCAATGCCAGCAGTGACAATGGTTGGGCTGAAAAG GGAGGCTACATGGCTGCCAAAGTGTCTAAGCTGGAGGAGCAGTTTAAACGTGATGCCcccagagagaaacagaaggaCGGGTCCTACTCTGACATTTTTAGTGGCGTGTCCATCTATGTCAATGGATACACAG AGCCGAGTGCAGATGAGCTGCGCAGATTGATGATGCTGCATGGTGGCCACTTCCATGTGTACTACTCTCGCTCCAAGACCACCCACATCATCGCCAATAACTTGCCCAATTGCAAAATTCAGGAGCTCAAAGGGGAGAAGATCATCAGGCCACAGTGGATCACTGACAG TGTCAAGGCTGGACATCTCCTGCCTCACCTGCAGTACCAGCTCTACACTAAACATAAAGGCCCAATCTTCCCTGGCGCGAGTCTGCGCCAGACGTCCGACACTGCCGGACCGAGCCACGGGCCGCTTCAGCCCAGCGTCCATCAAAGGCTTAATCTGCCCCAGCACAGCGCTCAGCACTCGCCGCTCAACCGCAAGGAGTCCATGTCCAGCTGCCAGAATAACTCCATCCCGaactccaacaacagtcctCTTCACCAAGACAACGACCAACCTCAGTCCGTCCAGCAAAGTTCTGCTGTTGGCTTCATTAACCCCCGGCCAAGTCCCACATGGTCAGCTCTCCTCAATGCAGATCCCAGACACAGGAGCCTGCACTCTGACCCAAGCCCCACAAAGCCCCACCAGCCGGCTCTTCAAACACCTCCCGCTGATCTCCAGCACCAGAGAGCCAGCCAACCACAACCTCAGAGCAACTCTTTCTGCAACGCGGCCCGCAGTGGCCCCAAGGAAGttgatttcaaaat AAACGGATCACTTCAGACCTCATTGGAATTGATCAGCCATTCAGAAGTGAATGGAATGCAAAAGTGTGGCAGAGGAGATCCCTTCCCGCCGGTGGTGAAGGAAGCCCATCTGACAAATGGACACACTCACCTTGTTAATGGTGCCTTAAAGCCAGAGGTCTGGCCCCCTGTAACTGACGGACCTTCTGTCGAGAAGGAACGGAGTCCCGACGATAAACCTCAGAGTCCCCCGGTACAGTTTCAGACCAAACCGGACCCGTACGAGTTTCCCCACAGTCCCCCGAAGCAATCAGACCCGTCCTCCGTCTTTCCGAAGCCGCCCAACGCACATGTAGCCAGCGAGCAGAGACCCAAACCTTCCCCGCCCACCTACCACGAGGCCGCTGGTACAGAAAGCCAGCACCTCCCAACGCCGCCCCGTCAACCCCGTCCAGCCGGTTCGGATCCCGACCAGACTCCCCTTTCACCCGCACCCCGCGCCCTTTCACACAGTCCCATCCGACTGAACGGAAGTCACCGCAATGCCTTTTCCCCCGAACCCGCTTCCTTTGATGCGACCGACGAGACAGCCGAACCCGACGCCCCCGCAGAAACGGTGCCGTCGGCATCGAAGTCATCGAAGTCATCGGCACATCTGCTGGCTCAGACCGGCAGTCTGATCTCCGAGTACTACTCTCACTCGCGTTTGCATCAGATCTCCACGTGGAGGTCCTGCTTCTCGGAGTACGTCAATGAGCTGCACGGCAAGCGCAAAGCGGTGGGGGTGGGCTCCTTTCCTGGGAAAGACAGGCTGAGGAAATCTGTGGCCCCCCATTCCGCAGACAGTCAAG GCACGTCGGCGCCTGTCAGTGTCAAATCGTGTGTTCTCCACGTGGACATGGACTGTTTCTTTGTGTCCGTTGGGATCCGATACAGACCCGAGCTCAAAG GGAAGCCTGTGGCTGTGACCAGTAACCGTGGACACGAGCGAGTGCCGCTGAGGCCCGGCGCCCGACCTCAGCTGGAGCTGCAGTACTACCAGAGGAAACGCACTCACCCTG ATGAGGAGCTTCGCAGTCCTGACTGCCATGCGGAGCAGGACGCCGCTACTCTCTCAATGGCGGAGATTGCATCGTGCAGTTATGAAGCCAG GAAGGCAGGTGTGAAGAACGGGATGTTTTTCGGCAAAGCTAAACAGCTGTGTCCCTCTCTGCAGTCCGTCCCGTATGATTTTGAGGCTTACAAAGAGGTGGCCATCACCATGTACGAGACTCTGGCAGG TTACACCCACGACATCGAAGCTCTGAGCTGCGACGAAGTGTTGATCGACGGTTCGGCTCTGCTTGCTGAGCTGAGCGTCAAGCCAGAAGATCTGGCCAATGCGATCAGAGCAGAGATCAAGGAGAAAACGGGATGCTGTGCTTCAGTGGGCATGG GGTCCAACATCCTGTTGGCTCGCCTTGCCACCCGTAAGGCCAAGCCGGACGGGCAGTACCTCCTAAAGTCTGAAGAGGTGGATGATTTTATCAGGGACCTGCCAGTGACCAGCCTACCAG GCGTCGGGCCTGTTATGGGCAGAAAACTTGCTGCTATGGGTGTGAGGTCATGCGGTGACCTCCAACAGGTGTCTCTGTCTCAGCTGCAAAAGAAGTTTGGCCCCCGGACCGGACAGACCCTGTTCCGCTTCTGCCGAGGTCTGGACGACCGTCCCGTCCGCTACGAAAAGGAAAGGAAGTCCGTCTCAGCTGAGATGAACTACAACATTCGCTTCACTGAG GTTGATGAGGCTGAGTCTTTCCTGACTAACCTGTCCATGGAAGTGCAAAAGCGTTTACAAGAAGCAGGGCTGCGGGGTCGCAGAGTTACCCTCAAGGTCATGGTTCGCAAGGTCGGAGCGCCACTGGAATCGGCCAAATACGGGGGTCATGGCATATGTGACAACCTCGCCAA GACTGTGATGCTCGCCCAGTCCACCGACAGCGGTCAGCTGATTGCCGCTGCTGTCATCAGGCTGTTCCACGCCATGAAGTTGCAGGTCGAGGACGTGAGAGGAGTCGGCATCCAGGTACAGCTCCTCGACGGACATCCGTCTGTCCCCCAGAACTCCGCGGGCCCCGGGACGCGCTCCGTGAAAGAGATGCTGCTCGGCCGGGGAGCAAGTGCGAGATCCAGCGAAGGCG GCCCTTCATCTGTCCCCCCGGcacgtcctctgtcctcccccgaGCCGGTCCCGGGTACGAGCAGAGACCTGCAGCCATGCGGGCAGACTCCAAAACATTCTCGAGCGCGTCTCAACTTCAGCATCGAGGTCCCCTCCCCCTCACAG GTGGATCGCTCTGTGTTGGAGGCGTTGCCCGCCGAGCTGAGGGAACAAGTGGAGCGGTCGTGGACCGATCGTGACGGGAGAACGAGTAACCATCAGTTGCCCGGTGCGCggccctctgctcctcttcctcaccctcccactCTGAAGTCTCGTcccacctcccctctttctACTCCTGCGCCAGGTGGTGCACTACACGCTGCCCCTGCGGGAACGCTCTTTCTACAGATCCCAAACCAGCCAGACAGTCTGGGAATTGTACTGGAGCTTCCAAACTTCTCGCAG GTTGATCCGGACGTATTTGCTGCCCTTCCCAAAGAGCTTCAGGCCGAACTGAAGTCTGCCTACAACCGCGTCCAGCCTCAGGGGAAAATAT CAGTGGAGCAGACGAATCCGCTGTTGCAGCTGAAACAGCCGGGACTCGGAGTCGGTATTAGTCGAGCGAAGCGACGCTACAAGAGGAAAAATGCAGTGAGCCCTGTTAAGAAAGGCCCTTCCCCCGTGAAGACGCATCACACGAACAACAGCCCGGGCAAAGCGCTACAACCTCCTATGAAGTCACGAGAGCCTATGAACACGTTACAG GCTGATCACGGTCCCTGCACATCGACCTCAAAACCAGAAGTCCCGGAGGCCCTGTCCAAATTCATCCCTCGCCCCGCTCCAGTGTTGGCCGGAGCCTACGACCTGACGGACATTAAAACACTCCTTCGGGAATGGGTCACCACCATAACAG AACCAATGGAGGAGGACATCCTGCAGGTGGTGAAATACTGCACCGATCTCATTGAGGATAAAGATCTGGAGAAGTTGGATTTaattataaaatatatgaaaag gctcATGCAGAAGGCGGTCGAGTCGGTTTGGAGTATGGCCTTCGACTTCATCCTCGACAACGTGCAGGTGGTTGTGCAGCAGGCTTACGGCAGCACTCTGAAGGTAGCGTGA
- the rev1 gene encoding DNA repair protein REV1 isoform X3, which produces MSRHGWEKKRANASSDNGWAEKGGYMAAKVSKLEEQFKRDAPREKQKDGSYSDIFSGVSIYVNGYTEPSADELRRLMMLHGGHFHVYYSRSKTTHIIANNLPNCKIQELKGEKIIRPQWITDSVKAGHLLPHLQYQLYTKHKGPIFPGASLRQTSDTAGPSHGPLQPSVHQRLNLPQHSAQHSPLNRKESMSSCQNNSIPNSNNSPLHQDNDQPQSVQQSSAVGFINPRPSPTWSALLNADPRHRSLHSDPSPTKPHQPALQTPPADLQHQRASQPQPQSNSFCNAARSGPKEVDFKINGSLQTSLELISHSEVNGMQKCGRGDPFPPVVKEAHLTNGHTHLVNGALKPEVWPPVTDGPSVEKERSPDDKPQSPPVQFQTKPDPYEFPHSPPKQSDPSSVFPKPPNAHVASEQRPKPSPPTYHEAAGTESQHLPTPPRQPRPAGSDPDQTPLSPAPRALSHSPIRLNGSHRNAFSPEPASFDATDETAEPDAPAETVPSASKSSKSSAHLLAQTGSLISEYYSHSRLHQISTWRSCFSEYVNELHGKRKAVGVGSFPGKDRLRKSVAPHSADSQGTSAPVSVKSCVLHVDMDCFFVSVGIRYRPELKGKPVAVTSNRGHERVPLRPGARPQLELQYYQRKRTHPDEELRSPDCHAEQDAATLSMAEIASCSYEARKAGVKNGMFFGKAKQLCPSLQSVPYDFEAYKEVAITMYETLAGYTHDIEALSCDEVLIDGSALLAELSVKPEDLANAIRAEIKEKTGCCASVGMGSNILLARLATRKAKPDGQYLLKSEEVDDFIRDLPVTSLPGVGPVMGRKLAAMGVRSCGDLQQVSLSQLQKKFGPRTGQTLFRFCRGLDDRPVRYEKERKSVSAEMNYNIRFTEVDEAESFLTNLSMEVQKRLQEAGLRGRRVTLKVMVRKVGAPLESAKYGGHGICDNLAKTVMLAQSTDSGQLIAAAVIRLFHAMKLQVEDVRGVGIQVQLLDGHPSVPQNSAGPGTRSVKEMLLGRGASARSSEGGPSSVPPARPLSSPEPVPGTSRDLQPCGQTPKHSRARLNFSIEVPSPSQVDRSVLEALPAELREQVERSWTDRDGRTSNHQLPGARPSAPLPHPPTLKSRPTSPLSTPAPGGALHAAPAGTLFLQIPNQPDSLGIVLELPNFSQVDPDVFAALPKELQAELKSAYNRVQPQGKILEQTNPLLQLKQPGLGVGISRAKRRYKRKNAVSPVKKGPSPVKTHHTNNSPGKALQPPMKSREPMNTLQADHGPCTSTSKPEVPEALSKFIPRPAPVLAGAYDLTDIKTLLREWVTTITEPMEEDILQVVKYCTDLIEDKDLEKLDLIIKYMKRLMQKAVESVWSMAFDFILDNVQVVVQQAYGSTLKVA; this is translated from the exons ATGAGTCGACATGGGTGGGAAAAGAAGAGAGCCAATGCCAGCAGTGACAATGGTTGGGCTGAAAAG GGAGGCTACATGGCTGCCAAAGTGTCTAAGCTGGAGGAGCAGTTTAAACGTGATGCCcccagagagaaacagaaggaCGGGTCCTACTCTGACATTTTTAGTGGCGTGTCCATCTATGTCAATGGATACACAG AGCCGAGTGCAGATGAGCTGCGCAGATTGATGATGCTGCATGGTGGCCACTTCCATGTGTACTACTCTCGCTCCAAGACCACCCACATCATCGCCAATAACTTGCCCAATTGCAAAATTCAGGAGCTCAAAGGGGAGAAGATCATCAGGCCACAGTGGATCACTGACAG TGTCAAGGCTGGACATCTCCTGCCTCACCTGCAGTACCAGCTCTACACTAAACATAAAGGCCCAATCTTCCCTGGCGCGAGTCTGCGCCAGACGTCCGACACTGCCGGACCGAGCCACGGGCCGCTTCAGCCCAGCGTCCATCAAAGGCTTAATCTGCCCCAGCACAGCGCTCAGCACTCGCCGCTCAACCGCAAGGAGTCCATGTCCAGCTGCCAGAATAACTCCATCCCGaactccaacaacagtcctCTTCACCAAGACAACGACCAACCTCAGTCCGTCCAGCAAAGTTCTGCTGTTGGCTTCATTAACCCCCGGCCAAGTCCCACATGGTCAGCTCTCCTCAATGCAGATCCCAGACACAGGAGCCTGCACTCTGACCCAAGCCCCACAAAGCCCCACCAGCCGGCTCTTCAAACACCTCCCGCTGATCTCCAGCACCAGAGAGCCAGCCAACCACAACCTCAGAGCAACTCTTTCTGCAACGCGGCCCGCAGTGGCCCCAAGGAAGttgatttcaaaat AAACGGATCACTTCAGACCTCATTGGAATTGATCAGCCATTCAGAAGTGAATGGAATGCAAAAGTGTGGCAGAGGAGATCCCTTCCCGCCGGTGGTGAAGGAAGCCCATCTGACAAATGGACACACTCACCTTGTTAATGGTGCCTTAAAGCCAGAGGTCTGGCCCCCTGTAACTGACGGACCTTCTGTCGAGAAGGAACGGAGTCCCGACGATAAACCTCAGAGTCCCCCGGTACAGTTTCAGACCAAACCGGACCCGTACGAGTTTCCCCACAGTCCCCCGAAGCAATCAGACCCGTCCTCCGTCTTTCCGAAGCCGCCCAACGCACATGTAGCCAGCGAGCAGAGACCCAAACCTTCCCCGCCCACCTACCACGAGGCCGCTGGTACAGAAAGCCAGCACCTCCCAACGCCGCCCCGTCAACCCCGTCCAGCCGGTTCGGATCCCGACCAGACTCCCCTTTCACCCGCACCCCGCGCCCTTTCACACAGTCCCATCCGACTGAACGGAAGTCACCGCAATGCCTTTTCCCCCGAACCCGCTTCCTTTGATGCGACCGACGAGACAGCCGAACCCGACGCCCCCGCAGAAACGGTGCCGTCGGCATCGAAGTCATCGAAGTCATCGGCACATCTGCTGGCTCAGACCGGCAGTCTGATCTCCGAGTACTACTCTCACTCGCGTTTGCATCAGATCTCCACGTGGAGGTCCTGCTTCTCGGAGTACGTCAATGAGCTGCACGGCAAGCGCAAAGCGGTGGGGGTGGGCTCCTTTCCTGGGAAAGACAGGCTGAGGAAATCTGTGGCCCCCCATTCCGCAGACAGTCAAG GCACGTCGGCGCCTGTCAGTGTCAAATCGTGTGTTCTCCACGTGGACATGGACTGTTTCTTTGTGTCCGTTGGGATCCGATACAGACCCGAGCTCAAAG GGAAGCCTGTGGCTGTGACCAGTAACCGTGGACACGAGCGAGTGCCGCTGAGGCCCGGCGCCCGACCTCAGCTGGAGCTGCAGTACTACCAGAGGAAACGCACTCACCCTG ATGAGGAGCTTCGCAGTCCTGACTGCCATGCGGAGCAGGACGCCGCTACTCTCTCAATGGCGGAGATTGCATCGTGCAGTTATGAAGCCAG GAAGGCAGGTGTGAAGAACGGGATGTTTTTCGGCAAAGCTAAACAGCTGTGTCCCTCTCTGCAGTCCGTCCCGTATGATTTTGAGGCTTACAAAGAGGTGGCCATCACCATGTACGAGACTCTGGCAGG TTACACCCACGACATCGAAGCTCTGAGCTGCGACGAAGTGTTGATCGACGGTTCGGCTCTGCTTGCTGAGCTGAGCGTCAAGCCAGAAGATCTGGCCAATGCGATCAGAGCAGAGATCAAGGAGAAAACGGGATGCTGTGCTTCAGTGGGCATGG GGTCCAACATCCTGTTGGCTCGCCTTGCCACCCGTAAGGCCAAGCCGGACGGGCAGTACCTCCTAAAGTCTGAAGAGGTGGATGATTTTATCAGGGACCTGCCAGTGACCAGCCTACCAG GCGTCGGGCCTGTTATGGGCAGAAAACTTGCTGCTATGGGTGTGAGGTCATGCGGTGACCTCCAACAGGTGTCTCTGTCTCAGCTGCAAAAGAAGTTTGGCCCCCGGACCGGACAGACCCTGTTCCGCTTCTGCCGAGGTCTGGACGACCGTCCCGTCCGCTACGAAAAGGAAAGGAAGTCCGTCTCAGCTGAGATGAACTACAACATTCGCTTCACTGAG GTTGATGAGGCTGAGTCTTTCCTGACTAACCTGTCCATGGAAGTGCAAAAGCGTTTACAAGAAGCAGGGCTGCGGGGTCGCAGAGTTACCCTCAAGGTCATGGTTCGCAAGGTCGGAGCGCCACTGGAATCGGCCAAATACGGGGGTCATGGCATATGTGACAACCTCGCCAA GACTGTGATGCTCGCCCAGTCCACCGACAGCGGTCAGCTGATTGCCGCTGCTGTCATCAGGCTGTTCCACGCCATGAAGTTGCAGGTCGAGGACGTGAGAGGAGTCGGCATCCAGGTACAGCTCCTCGACGGACATCCGTCTGTCCCCCAGAACTCCGCGGGCCCCGGGACGCGCTCCGTGAAAGAGATGCTGCTCGGCCGGGGAGCAAGTGCGAGATCCAGCGAAGGCG GCCCTTCATCTGTCCCCCCGGcacgtcctctgtcctcccccgaGCCGGTCCCGGGTACGAGCAGAGACCTGCAGCCATGCGGGCAGACTCCAAAACATTCTCGAGCGCGTCTCAACTTCAGCATCGAGGTCCCCTCCCCCTCACAG GTGGATCGCTCTGTGTTGGAGGCGTTGCCCGCCGAGCTGAGGGAACAAGTGGAGCGGTCGTGGACCGATCGTGACGGGAGAACGAGTAACCATCAGTTGCCCGGTGCGCggccctctgctcctcttcctcaccctcccactCTGAAGTCTCGTcccacctcccctctttctACTCCTGCGCCAGGTGGTGCACTACACGCTGCCCCTGCGGGAACGCTCTTTCTACAGATCCCAAACCAGCCAGACAGTCTGGGAATTGTACTGGAGCTTCCAAACTTCTCGCAG GTTGATCCGGACGTATTTGCTGCCCTTCCCAAAGAGCTTCAGGCCGAACTGAAGTCTGCCTACAACCGCGTCCAGCCTCAGGGGAAAATAT TGGAGCAGACGAATCCGCTGTTGCAGCTGAAACAGCCGGGACTCGGAGTCGGTATTAGTCGAGCGAAGCGACGCTACAAGAGGAAAAATGCAGTGAGCCCTGTTAAGAAAGGCCCTTCCCCCGTGAAGACGCATCACACGAACAACAGCCCGGGCAAAGCGCTACAACCTCCTATGAAGTCACGAGAGCCTATGAACACGTTACAG GCTGATCACGGTCCCTGCACATCGACCTCAAAACCAGAAGTCCCGGAGGCCCTGTCCAAATTCATCCCTCGCCCCGCTCCAGTGTTGGCCGGAGCCTACGACCTGACGGACATTAAAACACTCCTTCGGGAATGGGTCACCACCATAACAG AACCAATGGAGGAGGACATCCTGCAGGTGGTGAAATACTGCACCGATCTCATTGAGGATAAAGATCTGGAGAAGTTGGATTTaattataaaatatatgaaaag gctcATGCAGAAGGCGGTCGAGTCGGTTTGGAGTATGGCCTTCGACTTCATCCTCGACAACGTGCAGGTGGTTGTGCAGCAGGCTTACGGCAGCACTCTGAAGGTAGCGTGA